AAGCCAGGGTGGATATCCTCGGGGCCAGCCAACCGGTCAGAGTCACCGTCAGGCCGATATCGCCTGCCGGCCCGGGCGAAACCGGCCGTTTCATCGTCACTTTCCAGGAACTGCCCAAATCCAAGATCCGTCCGCCAAAATCATTGGCGGGCACCAGCACCCGGGTTACCGAACTGGAACAGGAACTCCAGTTCACCAGGGAGACTTTGCGCTCCACCATCGAGCAGTTGGAGACGGCCAACGAGGAACTGCGCTCCACCAACGAAGAATACCAGTCCACCAACGAGGAACTGCAGAGCACCAATGAGGAGTTGGAGACTTCCCGCGAGGAACTTCAATCGGTCAACGAGGAATTGTCCACCGTCAATTCCGAGCATCAGCTCAAGATAGACGAACTGTCGACGGTCAACGACGACATGAAGAACCTGTTGAACAGCACCGGGGTGGCCATCGTCTACCTGGATACCAGCCTCAAGGTCAAGCGTTTTACGCCTTCCAGTACGGAGATCTTCAATTTCATCGCCTCCGATGTAGACCGCCCGATCCATCACATCACTTCCCAGATCGGCGAATATGACATCGCCTCCAAAGCCTCCGAAGTCCTTGACACGCTTATTCCGGTGAAGGAGATCGTCCAAAGTAAAGCGGGCAAATGGTACACAATCCGCATCTTGCCCTATCGCACGATAGAGAATTCTATCGCCGGAGTGGTCATTTCCTTCACGGACATCAGCGAGCAGGAACGGCTTAAGCTTGCCCTGTCCTACTCCGAAGCCGTCATCGACACCCTGTTCGAATCGATGGTAGTGCTCGACGCCGACCTGAAGGTGACAACGGCCAACAAGGCTTTCCAGGACTCCTTCAAAATCTCCAGGGCGGAGGCCGAGGGCAAGCTGCTGTTTGACCTCGGAGATGGCAGCTGGAACATTCCGGCGTTGAAAGAAGCGCTTAAAGCGGTGCTGGAGAAGGGTCATGATTTCCTCGGCCATGCCATCGAAGGGGATTTCCCGCGTGTCGGCCACCGCAGACTGTGCCTAAATGCAAGGCGCCTGCATGACAAGAGCAGCGACCTGAAGCGGGTGCTGCTGGCCATCGAGGATGTCACCTCTTCTAAGAAAGAGAGTTGCTCGTAGGGGGCATTATCTTACCCTCACCCTAACCCTCTCCCATCGACGATGGGCAAGGGGATTCGGAAGCAGGTACCGGCAGCTCGACGGTGATCCGGGTGCCGGTGCCCAGGTTTGAGTCTATCTTGAACTCCCCGCCCAGCGCCAGCGCCCGTTCGCGCATGCCGACCAGCCCGGTGGTGTGGGTCTTGACAGCCGAGTCGAAACCTATGCCGTCATCGGTTATCACGATGGAAAGCCTGGTTCCCTTTTGCGTCGCCTTTACGTTCAATTCCGAGGCCGCCGCGTGGCAGACCACGTTGGTCAAGGCTTCCTGGGTGATGCGGTAGGCCGCCAGCGCCACTTCTTTGGGAATAGACCTAAGCTCCGGGGCAACGGTGACCTCACACTTGATGCCGCTGCTGCGCTCGAATTCTCCCACGAGGCACTCCAGGGCCATAGGCAGGCCTGCGCTCATGAGAATGCCCGGCGACAGGGTGTGGGAAAGCTCCCTGGTTTTACCCATGGCCTCCTTCACGCCAAGCAAAGCGTCCTGTAGCAATTTTTCATTCGGCCGCCTGATGGCCTGGGCGAGAAGCAGCGTAACGTACGTCAGGGTCTGGCCGATATCGTCGTGGAGCTCGGCGCCGATTCTGGCGCGCTCTTTTTCCTGGATCTCCACCAGGCGTTGCGCCAATGTCCTGAGTTCCGCGGTCCGCGAGGAAACCTCCTGTTCGAGATGATCCCGGTACCGCCGGAGATCGTTATCAGTCTTTTTTCTCTCGGTAATATCCAGGATGGCAACCCGGTATCCGGCGGGCGCCCCTTCCGGGCCTTTCAACACTTCAGTGATGAGTTCTGCGTCAAACACGGCGCCGTCTAACCGGGACATTTTCGCCTCGCAGGTGGAAAGAAAACCGTTAGCGGCTGCGTTTTTCAGGCAAAGAA
This is a stretch of genomic DNA from Dehalogenimonas etheniformans. It encodes these proteins:
- a CDS encoding PAS domain-containing sensor histidine kinase, encoding MIARGTPSDAATAPATDLTEILHELQVHQVELELQNEELREAQIELQSSRDAYASLYDFAPVGYVTLDRNQRLLNVNFIACKMLGEDRARLIKTHLSRFIAREDADSFFLCLKNAAANGFLSTCEAKMSRLDGAVFDAELITEVLKGPEGAPAGYRVAILDITERKKTDNDLRRYRDHLEQEVSSRTAELRTLAQRLVEIQEKERARIGAELHDDIGQTLTYVTLLLAQAIRRPNEKLLQDALLGVKEAMGKTRELSHTLSPGILMSAGLPMALECLVGEFERSSGIKCEVTVAPELRSIPKEVALAAYRITQEALTNVVCHAAASELNVKATQKGTRLSIVITDDGIGFDSAVKTHTTGLVGMRERALALGGEFKIDSNLGTGTRITVELPVPASESPCPSSMGEG